One stretch of Prunus persica cultivar Lovell chromosome G1, Prunus_persica_NCBIv2, whole genome shotgun sequence DNA includes these proteins:
- the LOC18793581 gene encoding E3 ubiquitin-protein ligase PRT1 isoform X1, whose translation MEDNKTLIKQPPQPELEPDEFREEFKCCVCLDLLYKPVVLGCGHISCFWCVFNAMNAARESYCAVCRRPYNHFPSICQLLHFLLQKLYPEAYKQREKQVREEEKEFGYFSPQFDNPISGSHPTEESNILDNVQSENSESCSSGVGGSPSLVNSPETMLDDEANSKRPTTSLKNVEATGNAAIKEDCLHDNGPENGTHNKVSVSDLLCAACKNLLFQPVVLNCGHVYCKSCINIPVDGVSRCQICQSMHPNGFPSVCLILEHFLEEQYPEIYAHRRSSSIKQADLHAHQRAGQPVSTLSDDYLSGWSGVGQNVHFAIGCDCCGMSPIIGERYKCKDCVEKMGFDLCGACYNAPFKIPGRFNQQHKPEHVLELVPPRIIHVPPYHLDEDGAEFQEDLENIPAAPIPQDLELVPPEIIAMLSYQSDEDGAEFQEDLEIIPAAPIPQDPENGPNNVPNVYPAFVMSVDNLDPDDDSDDGASPDVIQECEGTNQPRN comes from the exons GGATCTTCTTTACAAGCCAGTTGTATTAG GCTGCGGCCACATTTCATGTTTCTGGTGTGTCTTCAATGCCATGAATGCTGCTCGTGAGTCCTATTGTGCAGTTTGTCGGCGCCCATATAATCATTTTCCTAGTATCTGTCAGTTGCTGCATTTCTTACTCCAGAAGTTGTATCCTGAAGCATATAAGCAACGGGAAAAACAAGTGAGAG aagaagaaaaggaatttgGTTACTTCTCACCTCAATTTGATAATCCAATATCTGGATCACATCCTACTGAGGAGTCAAATATTCTGGACAATGTTCAGTCAGAGAACTCTGAAAGTTGTTCGTCTGGGGTAGGAGGATCTCCTTCACTTGTAAATTCACCAGAAACTATGTTAGATGATGAAGCTAATAGTAAAAGGCCTACAACATCTTTAAAGAATGTTGAAGCTACTGGAAATGCAGCCATCAAAGAAGACTGTTTGCATGATAATGGTCCTGAAAATGGAACTCACAATAAGGTTTCTGTTTCTGATCTACTGTGTGCTGCATGCAAGAACCTGCTCTTTCAACCTGTTGTTCTGAATTGCGGCCATG TATATTGTAAATCCTGTATCAACATCCCAGTTGATGGAGTTTCTAGGTGTCAGATTTGTCAAAGCATGCATCCGAACGGATTCCCTAGTGTTTGCTTAATTTTAGAACATTTCTTGGAGGAGCAGTATCCTGAAATATATGCACACAGACGATCATCTTCAATAAAACAAGCTGATT TGCATGCTCATCAACGTGCTGGCCAGCCAGTGTCAACGCTTTCTGATGATTACTTATCCGGCTGGTCTGGGGTCGGGCAGAATGTTCATTTTGCAATTGGTTGTGATTGCTGTGGG ATGTCTCCAATTATTGGGGAGAGGTACAAATGTAAAGACTGCGTGGAGAAAATGGGTTTTGACCTATGTGGAGCATGCTATAATGCTCCTTTTAAGATCCCTGGACgattcaatcaacaacataaaCCAGAGCACGTGCTTGAGCTTGTACCACCACGGATAATACATGTGCCTCCCTACCATTTAGATGAAGATGGTGCTGAATTTCAGGAAGACCTAGAAAATATCCCTGCTGCTCCCATTCCACAAGATCTTGAGCTTGTACCACCAGAGATAATAGCTATGCTTTCCTACCAGTCAGATGAAGATGGTGCCGAATTTCAGGAAGACCTAGAAATTATCCCTGCTGCTCCCATTCCGCAAGATCCAGAAAATGGCCCTAACAATGTGCCAAATGTTTATCCTGCCTTTGTAATGTCAGTTGATAACTTAGATccagatgatgattctgatgaCGGTGCTTCACCGGATGTGATTCAAGAATGTGAAGGTACCAACCAGCCTAGAAACTGA
- the LOC18793581 gene encoding E3 ubiquitin-protein ligase PRT1 isoform X2 codes for MNAARESYCAVCRRPYNHFPSICQLLHFLLQKLYPEAYKQREKQVREEEKEFGYFSPQFDNPISGSHPTEESNILDNVQSENSESCSSGVGGSPSLVNSPETMLDDEANSKRPTTSLKNVEATGNAAIKEDCLHDNGPENGTHNKVSVSDLLCAACKNLLFQPVVLNCGHVYCKSCINIPVDGVSRCQICQSMHPNGFPSVCLILEHFLEEQYPEIYAHRRSSSIKQADLHAHQRAGQPVSTLSDDYLSGWSGVGQNVHFAIGCDCCGMSPIIGERYKCKDCVEKMGFDLCGACYNAPFKIPGRFNQQHKPEHVLELVPPRIIHVPPYHLDEDGAEFQEDLENIPAAPIPQDLELVPPEIIAMLSYQSDEDGAEFQEDLEIIPAAPIPQDPENGPNNVPNVYPAFVMSVDNLDPDDDSDDGASPDVIQECEGTNQPRN; via the exons ATGAATGCTGCTCGTGAGTCCTATTGTGCAGTTTGTCGGCGCCCATATAATCATTTTCCTAGTATCTGTCAGTTGCTGCATTTCTTACTCCAGAAGTTGTATCCTGAAGCATATAAGCAACGGGAAAAACAAGTGAGAG aagaagaaaaggaatttgGTTACTTCTCACCTCAATTTGATAATCCAATATCTGGATCACATCCTACTGAGGAGTCAAATATTCTGGACAATGTTCAGTCAGAGAACTCTGAAAGTTGTTCGTCTGGGGTAGGAGGATCTCCTTCACTTGTAAATTCACCAGAAACTATGTTAGATGATGAAGCTAATAGTAAAAGGCCTACAACATCTTTAAAGAATGTTGAAGCTACTGGAAATGCAGCCATCAAAGAAGACTGTTTGCATGATAATGGTCCTGAAAATGGAACTCACAATAAGGTTTCTGTTTCTGATCTACTGTGTGCTGCATGCAAGAACCTGCTCTTTCAACCTGTTGTTCTGAATTGCGGCCATG TATATTGTAAATCCTGTATCAACATCCCAGTTGATGGAGTTTCTAGGTGTCAGATTTGTCAAAGCATGCATCCGAACGGATTCCCTAGTGTTTGCTTAATTTTAGAACATTTCTTGGAGGAGCAGTATCCTGAAATATATGCACACAGACGATCATCTTCAATAAAACAAGCTGATT TGCATGCTCATCAACGTGCTGGCCAGCCAGTGTCAACGCTTTCTGATGATTACTTATCCGGCTGGTCTGGGGTCGGGCAGAATGTTCATTTTGCAATTGGTTGTGATTGCTGTGGG ATGTCTCCAATTATTGGGGAGAGGTACAAATGTAAAGACTGCGTGGAGAAAATGGGTTTTGACCTATGTGGAGCATGCTATAATGCTCCTTTTAAGATCCCTGGACgattcaatcaacaacataaaCCAGAGCACGTGCTTGAGCTTGTACCACCACGGATAATACATGTGCCTCCCTACCATTTAGATGAAGATGGTGCTGAATTTCAGGAAGACCTAGAAAATATCCCTGCTGCTCCCATTCCACAAGATCTTGAGCTTGTACCACCAGAGATAATAGCTATGCTTTCCTACCAGTCAGATGAAGATGGTGCCGAATTTCAGGAAGACCTAGAAATTATCCCTGCTGCTCCCATTCCGCAAGATCCAGAAAATGGCCCTAACAATGTGCCAAATGTTTATCCTGCCTTTGTAATGTCAGTTGATAACTTAGATccagatgatgattctgatgaCGGTGCTTCACCGGATGTGATTCAAGAATGTGAAGGTACCAACCAGCCTAGAAACTGA
- the LOC18789029 gene encoding cyclin-dependent kinase inhibitor 5, translating to MGKYMRKSKSAGEMAVMEVSHPHPHPQSQASLGVCTRAKTLALQRSSASPVTSGSYLQLRSRRLEKPPILLPKRLEPKRQKPKASSNSRATSRLGVHGSVAKAQGQKAEEADEMAPKEKEGQEKNEHNNTNNKENGDLGVEEASFGENVLELEGRERTTRESTPCSLIRDPDTIRTPSSTTKPTNSAEANQRIQSSSQRHIPTAHDMDEFFAGAEGEQQRQFIAKYNFDPVNDKPLPGRYEWEKVDP from the exons ATGGGCAAGTACATGAGGAAGTCCAAGTCCGCAGGGGAAATGGCAGTCATGGAGGTTTCACACCCACACCCACACCCACAGTCACAAGCCTCTCTCGGAGTTTGCACCCGAGCCAAAACCCTAGCTCTCCAGAGGTCATCGGCTTCACCTGTCACCTCCGGCTCCTATCTCCAGCTCCGGAGCCGCCGCCTCGAGAAGCCTCCGATTCTCCTGCCCAAACGGCTCGAGCCCAAGAGGCAGAAACCCAAGGCTAGTTCTAATTCTAGGGCGACTTCGAGGCTTGGAGTCCATGGTTCGGTGGCCAAGGCTCAGGGCCAGAAGGCTGAGGAGGCTGACGAAATGGCGccgaaagagaaagagggtCAAGAAAAGAATGAGCACAATAACAccaacaacaaagaaaatggCGATTTGGGTGTCGAAGAAGCTTCCTTTGGAGAGAATGTGCTCGAGCTTGAAGGTAGAGAGAG GACCACAAGGGAGTCAACGCCTTGTAGCTTGATAAGGGATCCAGACACCATCAGAACCCCCAGTTCTACTACCAAGCCTACTAATTCAGCTGAAGCAAATCAGAGAATACAGAGCTCATCGCAGAGGCACATACCAACAGCACATGATATGGATGAGTTCTTCGCTGGTGCTGAAGGAGAGCAGCAAAGACAATTCATTGCGAA ATACAACTTTGACCCTGTGAATGATAAACCGCTCCCGGGACGTTATGAATGGGAGAAAGTGGATCCTTAG
- the LOC18790165 gene encoding cytochrome b5, with product MGVDGKFFTLAQVSEHNTPKDCWLIINGKVYDVTKFLEDHPGGDDVLLSATGKDATDDFEDVGHSDNARDMLKDMYVGDIDASTIPSSTTYTPPKQPHYNQDKTSEFIVKLLQFLVPIAILGLAFGIRLYTKST from the exons ATGGGTGTTGATGGAAAGTTCTTCACTTTGGCTCAAGTCTCTGAGCACAACACCCCCAAGGACTGTTGGCTGATCATCAATGGCAAG gTTTATGACGTGACCAAGTTTTTGGAGGACCATCCAGGTGGTGATGATGTTTTGTTGTCTGCAACAG GGAAGGATGCAACTGATGATTTTGAGGACGTGGGTCATAGTGATAATGCCAGAGACATGTTGAAGGACATGTACGTCGGAGACATCGATGCCTCTACTATCCCCAGCAGTACCACATATACTCCTCCGAAGCAGCCTCATTACAATCAGGACAAGACTTCTGAATTTATCGTCAAACTTCTGCAGTTCCTTGTTCCCATTGCAATCTTGGGTTTGGCTTTTGGCATCCGCCTTTACACCAAGTCAACTTAA